Proteins encoded by one window of Aspergillus chevalieri M1 DNA, chromosome 6, nearly complete sequence:
- a CDS encoding GPI anchored serine-threonine rich family protein (COG:S;~EggNog:ENOG410PYSY;~InterPro:IPR018466;~PFAM:PF10342;~SECRETED:SignalP(1-18)), giving the protein MRSNFYLAISALATLAAADNPNAFNIPNGGYKFEVGEPTTLKWSPTTDGTVSLKLQSGEVSTPESGSTIASHIDNSGSYTWTPSEDIENSGYTIEIIDDSDSGESNYLPRFTVSGATASASASSSSTTSSTASSASTSSESSTSASASTMTTMTNTTSSPSATASTTTTGASSTVSNTSSTSSAESSSSSASASSSASASSSSSASAADATASDTSAGMINRVSGGMMAIVLGAIALM; this is encoded by the exons ATGCGTTCCAACTTCTACTTGGCCATCAGCGCCCTTGCCACTCTCGCGGCTGCTGACAATCCGAACGCTTTCAACATCCCCAACGGTGGCTACAAGTTCGAGGTTGGCGAGCCCACTACCCTCAAGTGGAGCCCTACCACCGATGGCACGGTCTCGTTGAAGCTCCAGTCGGGCGAGGTGTCGACCCCGGAGTCGGGCAGCACCATTGCTT CGCACATCGACAACTCGGGAAGCTACACCTGGACTCCGTCCGAGGACATTGAGAACTCGGGCTACACCATTGAGATCATCGACGACTCTGACTCTGGTGAATCCAACTACCTACCTCGCTTCACCGTGTCTGGTGCCACCGCTTCCGCCTCTGCGAGTTCCTCCAGCACCACTTCTTCTACGGCCTCCAGCGCCTCGACCTCGTCGGAGAGCTCTACCTCTGCCTCCGCTTCGACCATGACCACCATGACCAACACCACTAGCTCGCCTTCGGCTACTgcttccaccaccaccaccggtgCCTCTTCCACCGTGTCAAACACCTCTTCTACTTCCTCCGCTGAATCATCTTCCAGCAGCGCTTCTGCCTCGAGCTCTGCGTCTGCTTCTAGCTCCAGCTCCGCCAGCGCTGCCGACGCTACGGCCTCTGATACCAGCGCCGGTATGATCAACCGGGTTTCTGGCGGTATGATGGCCATCGTCTTGGGTGCCATTGCGCTCATGTAA
- a CDS encoding CCCH zinc finger protein (COG:S;~EggNog:ENOG410PQ5K;~InterPro:IPR019496,IPR000571,IPR036855;~PFAM:PF10453,PF00642;~go_function: GO:0046872 - metal ion binding [Evidence IEA]) — protein MSSQGFSFPPPPPPPPRQQQSQQQHNHAPQYGQSYRGQRGGRGAGGNSRGHGRAQVNKGGGRGGHYAAPSPAYSTNPAPPSVSYAPMNYAGFPTQPLSTAPTPAIAAPQYGSSYPPTSTAFTSPQTFSQPTAAQVSPYQHQTTSYDAYNQAMGQMAQAYAAMPYQHASPGRPWGYGQTAPTGTFPGAHQGNAWGPQPFNNNAYGNNMSNGDKLMKHHNKRDHPSAFGKPQSIAPRVPAPPPVPSFGNPLPSKPPPPSDVTWKPKKKRKHNQLGLTPKTEDHESSEEEDDVDEESKLASGSGGTANAPLRFTYRGRTATLKTPEEIAAWIAERKKRFPTQARVEEKKKAMEEAKKAREEAMKQKRESRKQETTKRPQKDTRERQQQRIPGDPVDAVAKATEKADKLRRKLEREQKRVAKAEADAERARLKVEELRKESTGLSKDGDVFQEAQSSATPAGHVSGEPAKPVHDKEAAKVTDTTDDNDWTSSSGSDESSSDSDSDEDEYADSDGSAPEEMTSRREGPEKVPPPPRTNVRKRVCRHFARNGRCLRGDDCNFLHELPERKAKTKPAAPQQKEKGRKGLLQMLLDRQEEDDNHRIMEAIMALGENGLLDEPTVSENHRQPPNPVNGNATTVSDKDNAATAATAGIEPGIQVPANQEEIIAGPTPTADGDLASAAAIS, from the exons ATGAGCTCCCAgggcttttcttttcctccccctcctccgcctccaccCCGGCAACAGCAgtcacagcagcagcataACCATGCGCCACAGTACGGACAAAGCTATCGTGGCCAACGGGGTGGACGGGGTGCTGGTGGAAATTCCAGAGGCCATGGAAGAGCTCAGGTGAATAAAGGAGGAGGCAGAGGAGGCCATTATGCAGCACCTTCTCCAGCGTATTCAACGAACCCTGCTCCTCCGTCTGTTAGCTATGCACCGATGAACTACGCCGGTTTCCCGACTCAACCTCTGTCTACGGCGCCTACACCAGCAATTGCAGCACCTCAATACGGTTCCAGTTATCCTCCGACATCGACCGCATTTACGTCCCCGCAGACCTTTTCCCAACCAACCGCAGCGCAAGTCTCTCCATACCAACACCAAACGACGAGCTACGATGCGTACAATCAAGCTATGGGGCAGATGGCACAGGCATATGCGGCAATGCCATACCAGCATGCATCCCCTGGTAGGCCTTGGGGTTATGGGCAAACTGCGCCTACAGGGACGTTCCCTGGAGCCCATCAAGGAAATGCTTGGGGACCGCAACCGTTTAATAATAATGCTTACGGCAACAACATGTCCAACGGCGACAAGCTGATGAAGCATCATAACAAGCGAGACCATCCTTCGGCATTTGGAAAACCACAGTCAATCGCACCTCGAGTTCCCGCACCGCCTCCCGTTCCGAGCTTTGGAAACCCTTTACCATCTAAGCCACCGCCACCTTCGGATGTTACATGGAAgcccaagaaaaagagaaagcacAATCAGCTTGGTCTGACCCCAAAGACAGAGGACCACGAATCTagcgaggaggaagacgatgtAGACGAAGAGTCAAAGCTGGCATCTGGGAGCGGCGGAACCGCTAATGCACCGCTTCGGTTTACCTACAGGGGACGTACGGCAACCCTCAAGACGCCGGAAGAGATTGCAGCATGGATCGCAGAGCGGAAGAAGCGATTCCCAACCCAAGCTAGggttgaagaaaagaagaaagccaTGGAGGAGGCAAAGAAAGCCCGGGAGGAAGCTATGAAACAAAAGAGAGAATCCCGAAAACAAGAAACAACAAAGCGGCCCCAGAAAGATACTCGGGAGCGACAGCAGCAACGTATACCGGGAGATCCGGTTGATGCAGTGGCTAAGGCAACGGAGAAGGCCGATAAGCTACGTCGGAAACTCGAGCGGGAGCAGAAACGGGTTGCCAAAGCCGAAGCGGACGCAGAGCGGGCCCGACTCAAGGTGGAAGAACTACGAAAGGAATCGACAGGTCTCAGTAAAGATGGAGATGTGTTTCAAGAAGCCCAGTCGTCAGCCACCCCGGCGGGACATGTCTCGGGCGAACCAGCCAAACCAGTTCACGATAAGGAAGCTGCCAAAGTCACTGATACGACTGATGATAACGATTGGACATCTTCAAGCGGATCCGACGAGTCCTCGTCGGACTCAGATagcgatgaagatgaatatGCTGATAGTGACGGCTCAGCGCCAGAGGAAATGACATCTCGCCGCGAGGGACCGGAAAAAGTACCACCACCGCCCCGTACGAATGTCAGAAAACGAGTATGTCGCCACTTTGCTCGTAACGGACGATGTCTACGAGGAGACGATTGTAACTTTTTGCATGAATTGCCGGAGCGGAAGGCCAAAACGAAGCCAGCAGCGCCGCAGCAGAAGGAGAAAGGCCGGAAAGGACTGTTGCAGATG CTACTTGATCGTCAAGAAGAGGACGACAATCATCGGATCATGGAGGCGATCATGGCTCTAGGGGAGAACGGATTACTGGATGAACCGACCGTTTCGGAGAATCATAGGCAACCTCCGAATCCTGTCAACGGAAACGCCACAACTGTCTCAGACAAAGATAACGCTGCCACAGCCGCCACTGCTGGTATTGAACCCGGCATTCAAGTCCCAGCAAACCAGGAAGAAATCATAGCCGGTCCAACGCCGACGGCCGACGGAGATCTAGCCTCCGCTGCGGCAATTTCGTGA
- the RPC25 gene encoding DNA-directed RNA polymerase III subunit RPC25 (COG:K;~EggNog:ENOG410PNFC;~InterPro:IPR005576,IPR036898,IPR013238,IPR012340;~PFAM:PF03876,PF08292;~go_process: GO:0006351 - transcription, DNA-templated [Evidence IEA]): protein MFILTTISDLIQISPEDFSKYSAVAIEDNINEKYANKVIQKIGLCIGFYDLLESSDGLIGHGTGLVNVNVKFRLIVFRPFKGEIILGKISSATEHGIKIGVEFFNDIFVPPDLLLEGARFDYADQVWIWDSEDGSSFYFDVGEIVRLRVEMEEWHDQIPNAPDLGDTAATERKPPYSIIGSMQMAGLGPISWW from the exons ATGTTCATTCTG ACTACCATCTCCGATCTGATCCAGATCTCCCCAGAAGACTTTTCCAAGTATAGTGCGGTTGCTATTGAAGACAATATCAACGAGAAATATGCCAACAAG GTGATTCAAAAAATCGGCCTGTGTATCGGCTTCTACGACTTATTAGAGTCTTCGGACGGTCTTATCGGTCACGGGACAGGTCTGGTCAACGTTAATG TCAAATTTCGTTTGATTGTGTTCCGGCCGTTCAAGGGAGAGATCATACTCGGGAAGATCTCCAGTGCTACGGAGCATGGGATCAAGA TTGGTGTCGAATTCTTCAACGACATCTTTGTGCCCCCAGACCTTTTGTTAGAGGGCGCCAGATT CGACTACGCAGATCAAGTCTGGATCTGGGACAGCGAGGACGGTTCGTCGTTCTATTTCGATGTAGGAGAAATTGTCCGGCTGCGCGTGGAGATGGAAGAATGGCACGACCAAATTCCCAATGCGCCAGACCTTGGGGACACAGCAGCAACCGAAAGAAAGCCTCCGTATTCGATTATT GGCTCGATGCAGATGGCTGGTTTGGGTCCGATTTCCTGGTGGTAG
- the CYS3 gene encoding cystathionine gamma-lyase CYS3 (COG:E;~EggNog:ENOG410PGYK;~InterPro:IPR000277,IPR015424,IPR015421,IPR015422;~PFAM:PF01053;~go_function: GO:0003824 - catalytic activity [Evidence IEA];~go_function: GO:0030170 - pyridoxal phosphate binding [Evidence IEA];~go_process: GO:0019346 - transsulfuration [Evidence IEA]), with the protein MTAHSSANGHISASDKARFGTLAVHAGSPHDPTTGAVIAPISLSTTFAQIDVANPVGRYEYTRSSNPNRDNFEEAVAALEHGKYALAFASGSATTATILQSLAAGSHVISVSDVYGGTHRYFTKVASAHGVDVSFSHSIELEVQKLIRPNETKLIWIETPSNPTLGLVDIEKVAEVAHTYGIRVVVDNTFMSPYVQNPLDHGADLVVHSVTKYINGHSDVLMGVAAFNSDELKERLTFLQNAIGAVPSPFDCWLAHRGLKTLHLRAREATINATAVAKALESSPHVISVNYPGLDSHPNRAIAIKQHRNGMGGGMLSFRIKGGKKAAHRFCQFTRVYTLAESLGGVESLCEVPASMTHAGIPKEEREAAGVYDDLIRISSGVEDAEDLRADVLQAVEKAVTASS; encoded by the exons ATGACTGCCCACTCTTCAGCGAACGGCCATATCTCAGCATCAGATAAGGCCCGTTTTGGGACCTTGGCTGTCCACGCTGGATCTCCCCACGATCCTACAACAGGCGCAGTGATTGCTCCT ATTTCTTTGTCAACCACTTTTGCCCAAATAGACGTTGCAAACCCTGTTGGCCGTTACGAATATACTCGCAGCTCAAACCCCAACAG AGATAACTTTGAAGAGGCTGTCGCAGCGCTCGAGCATGGCAAATACGCTTTGGCTTTCGCCTCTGGTTCTGCCACTACCGCTACAATTCTCCAGTCGCTGGCAGCAGGATCACACGTTATCTCGGTTTCTGATGTCTATGGAGGCACGCATAGATATTTCACCAAGGTTGCCTCAGCCCATGGTGTGGATGTCTCTTTCAGTCATAGCATCGAGTTGGAAGTGCAGAAGTTGATCCGGCCTAATGAGACCAAGTTGATCTGGATCGAGACTCCATCGAATCCGACTCTGGGCTTGGTAGACATTGAGAAAGTCGCAGAAGTCGCCCATACATATGGAATCAGAGTGGTCGTGGATAACACATTCATGAGTCCTTATGTGCAGAACCCATTAGACCACGGTGCTGATCTTGTGGTTCATTCCGTCACGAAATATATTAACGGCCACTCT GATGTGTTGATGGGTGTCGCAGCCTTCAACTCCGACGAACTTAAAGAACGCCTTACATTCCTCCAGAACGCTATCGGTGCCGTCCCCTCTCCCTTCGACTGCTGGCTCGCCCACCGTGGCTTGAAGACCCTCCACTTGCGTGCTCGCGAGGCCACGATAAACGCAACAGCCGTCGCCAAAGCCCTCGAGTCCTCACCTCACGTCATATCCGTCAACTACCCCGGATTAGATTCCCACCCCAATCGTGCAATTGCTATCAAGCAACACCGCAACGGCATGGGTGGTGGTATGCTGAGCTTCCGCATCAAGGGTGGTAAAAAGGCCGCTCATCGATTCTGCCAGTTTACTAGGGTGTACACCTTGGCTGAGAGTCTTGGAGGTGTGGAGAGTCTTTGCGAAGTTCCTGCGAGTATGACTCATGCGGGTATTCCCAAGGAAGAGCGCGAGGCCGCCGGTGTTTATGACGATCTCATTCGTATCAGTTCCGGCGTTGAGGATGCCGAAGATCTTCGGGCGGATGTACTTCAGGCAGTTGAGAAGGCTGTCACTGCCAGCTCATAG
- a CDS encoding protein-histidine N-methyltransferase: MAFSFGFSGDDIDIDDSEVEQPVQVNSISAPVENDLPEPVAAKRHEMGEWVSWIPNL; encoded by the coding sequence ATGGCATTTAGTTTTGGGTTCTCTGGCGACGATatcgatattgatgactCTGAGGTTGAGCAGCCTGTCCAGGTGAATTCGATTTCTGCACCGGTTGAGAATGACCTTCCCGAGCCGGTAGCGGCGAAGAGACACGAAATGGGAGAATGGGTGAGTTGGATCCCGAATCTTTAA
- a CDS encoding uncharacterized protein (COG:A;~EggNog:ENOG410PNYI;~InterPro:IPR019410) produces the protein MAEDSEQDNEELISGLEHGDLKPNFYEGGFKTWECALDLAKRVVGDGAVADVDGDCHIIEVGAGTAVPSLALFARLLSASTQQRKTHFTFADYNAVVLRLVTLPNLLLTWNQHREKHSASTNAPSSEQQEPGQDEEELDVTPELLEEFQKDLAKRGITIDFISGAWSPAFVDLACSNSPSGNHRTLVLASETIYSPLSLGAFTETLLELLRRSGTTESKSKALIAAKKVYFGVGGGVDEFLAVLRNTSGDEMDVKELVDVKSEGVGRVVLEVTQAEVMKT, from the coding sequence ATGGCCGAAGACAGCGAACAGGATAACGAAGAGCTGATCTCTGGCCTGGAGCATGGTGATCTAAAGCCAAACTTCTACGAAGGCGGCTTCAAGACGTGGGAGTGTGCGCTGGATTTGGCGAAGCGGGTTGTGGGTGATGGTGCTGTTGCTGATGTCGATGGGGATTGTCATATTATTGAGGTTGGTGCCGGCACGGCAGTACCATCTCTGGCGCTGTTTGCGCGGCTTCTCTCCGCGTCGACCCAACAGCGAAAGACTCACTTTACTTTTGCGGACTATAATGCTGTTGTCCTGCGTCTGGTTACACTACCCAATCTTCTTCTTacttggaaccagcaccgtgAGAAGCACTCAGCGTCAACGAACGCCCCATCATCAGAGCAGCAAGAACCGGGACAAGACGAAGAGGAACTGGACGTCACCCCGGAACTCCTGGAAGAATTCCAAAAAGACCTTGCCAAACGAGGAAtcaccatcgacttcatttCTGGTGCTTGGTCGCCTGCTTTTGTTGACTTGGCTTGCTCGAATTCTCCTAGTGGAAACCATAGGACACTGGTCCTTGCCAGTGAGACGATTTACTCGCCGTTGTCGCTGGGTGCATTTACTGAGACCTTGCTCGAGCTGTTACGGCGGTCTGGAACGACTGAAAGTAAGAGCAAGGCTCTCATTGCGGCAAAGAAGGTCTATTTCGGAGTTGGGGGTGGGGTGGATGAGTTCCTTGCGGTTTTGAGGAATACTAGTGGAGATGAAATGGATGTGAAGGAATTGGTGGATGTCAAGTCAGAAGGCGTGGGCAGGGTAGTGCTTGAGGTTACACAGGCTGAGGTAATGAAGACATGA
- a CDS encoding putative NADH-ubiquinone oxidoreductase 178 kDa subunit (COG:S;~EggNog:ENOG410PS0D;~InterPro:IPR034444;~go_component: GO:0005739 - mitochondrion [Evidence IEA];~go_process: GO:0055114 - oxidation-reduction process [Evidence IEA]): MFFARRSVASMRPLLRNQQPQRFASHAAHAEPVSEGFGPSFYVAVGTFASSFVLYRIHKSIQDAGEQSWISNLIQKWTPDEKVFEERNAIHTVAMEKAAYDRHLFQSQRPAQAYDLKQPEVSFNSGAPWNVSAGSQANLSAVAAHYDRQNQKVEESRVARLKDGKVVSLYD, encoded by the exons ATGTTCTTCGCCAGGCGATCGGTGGCCTCGATGCGGCCTTTGCTGCGGAACCAGCAGCCGCAACGATTCGCTTCTCACGCTGCTCACGCCGAGCCAGTGAGCGAGGGCTTCGGT CCCAGTTTTTACGTCGCCGTTGGTACCTTCGCCTCCAGCTTCGTCCTCTACCGTATCCACAAGTCGATACAGGATGCCGGCGAGCAGTCGTGGATCTCCAACCTGATCCAGAAATGGACCCCCGATGAGAAGGTCTTTGAGGAGAGAAATGCTATCCACACCGTGGCCATGGAGAAGGCTGCGTACGACCGTCACCTGTTCCAGAGCCAGCGTCCTGCGCAAGCTTATGACTTGAAGCAGCCTGA GGTGAGCTTCAATTCCGGTGCCCCGTGGAACGTCTCTGCCGGCTCGCAGGCCAACCTGAGCGCCGTTGCCGCACACTACGACCGCCAGAACCAGAAGGTCGAGGAGTCTCGTGTTGCACGGTTGAAGGACGGCAAGGTTGTGTCTCTATATGATTAA